In one window of Alkalicoccobacillus plakortidis DNA:
- a CDS encoding GNAT family N-acetyltransferase — protein sequence MMIIIDSEELDPMVFKLLSYATSTSKVRDEYDLYVHNPQRILYGYETNGFLVRCIGIEIIDPDECEIKHIAVAEEQRARGIGKKMINYINREYKSIIAETDEDAVVFYEEYGFTVLSPGAVYPGVERFNCKFKR from the coding sequence ATGATGATCATTATTGATTCAGAAGAACTAGACCCGATGGTGTTTAAGCTTTTATCATATGCAACATCTACTTCTAAAGTTAGAGATGAGTATGACCTATATGTACATAACCCTCAACGGATTCTGTATGGATATGAAACGAATGGTTTCCTTGTTAGATGCATCGGAATAGAAATCATCGATCCAGATGAATGCGAGATTAAGCATATCGCTGTGGCTGAAGAGCAGCGGGCAAGAGGAATTGGTAAGAAGATGATTAATTACATTAATAGAGAATATAAGTCGATCATTGCTGAAACAGACGAGGACGCAGTCGTTTTTTATGAAGAATATGGGTTTACAGTATTAAGTCCTGGCGCGGTATATCCTGGAGTTGAAAGATTTAATTGTAAGTTTAAAAGGTGA